The window tgctttaaaaataTTAATCTACAAATATATCCTTTAAAATCTGAGTGACCATTTTGCCCTTAAGAAAAAAATTACCTTCCAAGAAATGATTATTTTTTATTACATTGAGTTGAAAATGAAGAATTATTTCATCTACCATAAATTTCTTAATCATTTTTTATAACCTTTTCACATTTCGAGCCTTTATTAATTGTTGTTGACATTCTTActgtacttttataaattaacgAAGACTGCAAAGTGTCTAATTAGTTCCTTTTTTTTTGGCTAATTAtaagtatttttatttattaaagagATATGTAcatctcaaaaacaaaataaaaactaaagtTTCACATAGTCCCAACTTTCAGACAAAAACATGATAATACAAATTTACTTCATCTACCCAATTAGGAACTACTGAGTATTCATCATACACATCTACTTAGGGTAGAAATTGAGTTGCTGTAATCAGTTCATTACTTTATCCTTTTCCTCTTCTGTCGATCAGAAATCTTATTCTTTGGTGTGTTTTGCTCGAGTCCAACTACACAAACATCTAAGTCTATTTCTTTTCCTCTAGGCTCTAGACAAGAGTATTTTTGttccttttattattttgttctAGGACTTCAAGGTATGTCATTTATCTTTTAGACCTTTGGATTTCTATGTTATTTTAGGCAAAGTCATATCGGGAAACTATCTAGAAATTAATATCATGGACTAGGCATCATTTGGGAAGTACTAAACCGCTTCATTAATCCTTAGGGGAAAAAAGCAAAATTCTCTATTTCATAGTAGTAATAAGTTTGCCTTAATTAGTACAACTCTTAGAGGCTTCagcctttttccttttttaaaaaaaaaatttcttttacaaGTATGAATATGCCCTTGTCATAAAAATATCctgattttcatcttttcttcttcttttttttttttttttaattatcccCTTTTCACTTTATATGACTGTGCAAATTATTGTAACCCAAGGTCTTATTCAGTAAaatgttttgattatttctttaGACTTCAGTCAAAAAGTCTTCTTAACCTTCGATTTATTATTTGTATAAATCAACTAATATTCTTTCTCCTAATTTATAGATGAAAAGACTCATAATTTTGAATCGGACAAAAAACACATGTATAATAATTTATGTTTATCAATTAAATGTTTCTGATATCAATATCTATTAGGTATCTCTATCACAATTAACTACTACTTCTTGTCAGACATTTACACAACCTAAAAATGTCTAATACATATAGTGAGCAGAATTACAGCGGAATAGAAAGATCGACTTACCTCCGCCATTATTGTTTGAGATAAAACTTTGTGTATAGGTACTTCTACACAGTATCAACTCGCTTTAGATGGTGTAGTGACTTTCTAAATTGCACGGTATAGGGATCTATCACGACCTTCTTAAATAGGAAATCATCCTATATTTTTCTCCATCAGAAACACACAGATAGCTAACGGGTAATTAATGTATCATAAGTTAACTTCACTTTGATTTAGACATAACATAATATTAATAAAGACATTGTAACTTTAAGTCTTTATGTAAGTTCATGTCTCaacaataaagaagaaaaataagaaatggACTTTCACATGAATATGGACCACTTAAATGAATAAGTAACTTATATTCTCCCACTTGGTCCGCATATACTTACAATGTTACTCAAAACTCGCCAATTATTCTTTctgtaaaagaaaaaaatacatgaATCATAGTGATAAGTCCTCTAAGAACGAGTATTATCTTCCATGTATCATAATGTATCATGCCTCTAATCCTTAGCTCATATTTCTTAATGAATAAACTCAATATTTACTCTAGATCCATACTTTAGCGATATTTCTCAAAATAACTGAATGTGTACACAATAACAATATGAGAAATTTCACATAATATTAGAGTTTCATCAATATTCGttgttacaaaaaaataatttacataGTGAAACCAAGTTCCATTCTAACAACATGATCCATAAATTTAAGGATCAACTAACATCAATTCAGTGCTAATGTGCTCAATGACCACTTTTTTTAATCTTTAATACTTTTTCTTATGGCTAGatacttaatatatatatatatgcttactTCGACTCCCACTTTTGTTATTCTTAGCCATAAAAATAGTAACTGAATTATCACAATATATTCTTAATGGCCTAGAGATCGAATCGATGATACTAAGCCCATAAATGAAACTCCTCAATTATACACCACGTGATGTAGCCTAAAAATAAGAAACGAACTCAGCCTCCATAGTGAAAGTAGCAGTCAGAGTCTGTTTGGCATTCCTCTAAGATATAGCTCCACCAGCCAACACAAAAATGTATCCTAATGTTGATTTGCATGAATCAACATAGCCAGCAAAGTCTGAATTATAGTGGCCAATCACTTCCAAATTTTCTGGTCGTTTGAACATAAACATGTAGTCTTTTGTCCCTTGAAGGTATCTTAAAACTTTCTTTACAGCTATCCAATAGTCAAGACTTAGGTTACTCTGATATCTTCttaacatttcaacaacaaatgcAATATTAGGTCTAATGCAAATATGAGCATACATTAAGCTTCCAACAACAGAAACATATGGAATGTTCTTCATTTGTTCCCTCTCAAGGTCGTTCTTCGGGAAGTGGTTCAAATTGAACTTGTCATCCTTCACTATGGGAGCTACACTTGGTGAACAATCCTTCATCTGAAATCTCTCTAAGATTTTGTTGATATAGGTTTCCTGGAATAAACCTAAAATACCTCGATATCTATCTCGATGAATCTTAATGCAATTGATATAAGATGCATCACCCATTTCTTTCATATCAATTTTTTTAAGAGAGAAATTGTTTCACTTTATATAGCATTCCCTTATTATTGAGTGCAAGAAGTATATCAACCAcatataaaattagaaaataaattttactCACATTGATCTTCTGCTATATACATTATTCCATAATGTTCTCAATAAATTAAATGAAGAGATAACATCATGAAGTTTTAAATACTATTGACGGGAGGCTTGCTTCAATCTATATATGGATTTCTTTAGCTTGTATACCAAGTTCTCACCATTACTAGAGGAGAATCCTTCAGGTTATTTCATCTAAACCTCTTCCTCTAGATCCCCATTGAAAAATACGATTTTCACATCCATTTTATTGTAATTCTAAATCAAAATGTGCTATTATGCCAACATGATGCGTAAGGAATCCTTCTTAGATATAGGAGAAAAAGCCTTTGTATAATTGATTCCTTCCTTTTGATTAAATCCTTTCGCAACGAGTCTTGCCTTATATCTCTCTATGTTTTCAATGAGTCTATTTTAGTTTTAAAGACCCATTTACATCCAATGGCTTTTACACCACTATGCAACTCGACAAGATCCCATACCTCATTACTCTTCATGGAGTTcgtctcttctttcatggcattGTACCATAATTTTGATGCTTTATAACTCATAGCTTGTGAATAAGACTCAGGATCATTTTCGGCTCCAATGTCAAATTCTTGTAGATACACAACATAATCACTAGAAATTGTTGATTTTATTTCACTAGtagatattttttaatattatatcAATATCTTCCCGAGGATCATGTTGTTCAACTGGTTGTTCAATATAATAGTTTCTAGAATTTCTTGAACAATTTGATTTACTGAAATATTCTCAGAAGCTTATGGAACCTCAATGAGTGGTTTCTCAACACCCAATTGTACTTGAGGAGTGTTATGTACAATAACTAATCTTTCACTTGAAGTGGAAGGCTGCTTGCTTATAGATACTATATTCTGAAATTAATCACTGCCATTAATCAAGTCATTTTCAAGAAATTTTGCATTTCTTGACTCCAAAATTCTAGTGCTATGAGATGGACAATAAAATCGGTAACCTTTAGACCTTTCGGCATATCCAATGAAATACCCACTAATGGTCCTCAGATCCAGTTTCTTTTCTTGTGAGTTGTATACTCTAACTTCAAATGGGCATCCACATACGTGTATATGTCGCAAACTCGATTTTTAACCTTTAAATAACTCAAAAAGGTATCCTTTGGACAGCCTTGGTTAGAACTCGATTTAACATATACACTAGTGTTTTAAGAGCTTCAATCCACAAGGACTTAGGTAGCTTAGAGCTACTTAACATACTTCGCACCATGTCTATTAAAGTTTAATTTGTTTTTTCGCTACACCATTTTGGTTTGGAGAACCAGGAATAGTATATTGGGGAACAATCCCATTTTCTTGAAGAAACTTAGCAAATGGATCTGGTGTTTGTCCATCCTCAGTGTATCGGTCATAATACTCACCACCTCTATTAGATCTCACAATCTTAATTTGCTTTCCGCATTGTCTCTCTACTTCAACCATAAAAACCTTAAAGACTTCTAATGCTTCGCTCTTATTATGAAGCATGTAGAGATATATATATTGTGAGTAATCATCTACAAAGGTGATAAAGTATTTTTGACCATATGCAAACTCTGAAAATCACAAGGCAGTGATTAAAATTACTCTGATATAAATTGTAAGACATTTACATAACCTAAACATATCTAACACATATAGAGAGAGCGAAATTGCAGCGGAATATGAAGATCGACTTACCTCCCTCCATTGTTGTTTGAGATAAAACTTTGTATATAGGTAATTCTAAACTATAGCAACTCATTTTAGATGGTGTAGTGACTTTCTAAATTGCACAGTATAATGACCTATCACCACCTCCTTAAATAGGAAATCATCCTACGTTTTTTCTCCATCAGAAACACATAGGAAGCTAATGGACAATTAATGTATCATACGTTAACTTCACTGTAATTTAGACATaatatcatactatattataagtatgAAAACCTTAAGTTAAAGTAAATTTACAATAATATCCTTTAAAATTTGAGTGACATTTTTACCCTTAATAACTAATTATTCTTTCCAATTCTTCTAAagtttgcttttttattttagtACTTACATTGGCATTTAGTGAATTTATTAGTACATTATATACATCTAAATCTACACATTTTCTAGAGTTAATATTTTAGAATTTCTATGGACTTTCATGTCTTCAATAGCTAACTTTTGCAATTCCCAactgtttatcttttattgttgCTCTCTCAATGATAACTTTTTAAATTCTAACTCAATAAAGGCTGTTTTATTTCTTTCGACCCTCATCCAAATGTGCACATAATGGGAATGGAAAAGTTTTTGAGGGCTGATCAAAATACTTTTCGCTTAGATATTGTATAAACAACAAAGACGTCCACACACAACAATCCAGATGATTTTTGGCAAAAGGAATCATGTCTAATTTGCTTCTTAGTTTGTTACCAATATTTCATACCCAAGTTATCTCTACTTCTTTTATGGTCTTTTCTTCACCACTTCATCAAAGTTTCTATCTTCTTATCAGGTAAATCAGCCGAtcttttcatttttaaatttaattgcaCAAAACACTCCcagtttctttatttttaaaaattattcacTGTGAGTATATTTTTTGCGTATttttcttgtcacgacccaactccatgtCAGGCCGTGAAGGCGTCCAACACCGTTACTGGACAAGCCAACTGCGAACAACTTATTGATTTCCCATTTAGTTTTACTTATTTATAACATAT is drawn from Nicotiana tabacum cultivar K326 chromosome 22, ASM71507v2, whole genome shotgun sequence and contains these coding sequences:
- the LOC142175899 gene encoding secreted RxLR effector protein 161-like, with translation MGDASYINCIKIHRDRYRGILGLFQETYINKILERFQMKDCSPSVAPIVKDDKFNLNHFPKNDLEREQMKNIPYVSVVGSLMYAHICIRPNIAFVVEMLRRYQSNLSLDYWIAVKKVLRYLQGTKDYMFMFKRPENLEVIGHYNSDFAGYVDSCKSTLGYIFVLAGGAIS